The following are encoded in a window of Candidatus Moraniibacteriota bacterium genomic DNA:
- a CDS encoding fibronectin type III domain-containing protein has protein sequence MNRTKQKKQGIFFWMYAMVFSFVFFGMFSGEVRAADPISGTYTSAIKDFAFQVGAEALTWTETLPAGTSISVELRAGNISDLSDGMWTAVTKEAPLGESFQGFRYWQYRITLATSDGNFIPSISDISLIGYTGELISSPFRSENYGNTLEKISWTQSGNSSTSQVHFRVRTSFNGSNWTAWCGPNDGGSSCDQMSVFSDSSGGQAIDTLFQSGNDDMWIQYKAIFATTVQEMSSLRLNSVGMEYDRVLWSGTRESIVKDISQIGDFRTISWTENLPNETFLSVQLRAGNTPTPDGTWSSWIPISNGGDISQFTGNRYLQYTVTFSSYDADNIPSISDVTLSYILRPLGTFLLTSSPFNSFDPTNLLSKIEWNETIPPQTNIRFQLRTAPDLTGSPDWNNGSKWCGPTDCALTTNSNDFASSFYETTPQGESTNPIHLEGNNDQWLQYATWLSNENTGATPTLSQVTLTYLVNASPMIQNVTATPNTDKTVDITYEVKDPDTTTGTNTPGFITPSFSYWDGDSWESIASNTLAPEDVQNKAVNQDSYTTHTATWTPSLSHSNLYLSGSAKIRVTIGDNEGANNTATQESNTFTLDTKTPTNPSLLVDASTQDLTIPSTTSALTLGMSDDSNVSMKISLLADLSDANWEVFNANTTIKLETDPDIIYVRFKDQYGNETPIISTQTIETPTRIMTQDTSNMLMTPPEYRVFVGFKTVAEPIGGFANYKLYRSENEGAFTLLNSVTSRTNNFLTDATTQESILYAYKVKTTDQQGNVSFFSQTVTAKANGVQDFGEGGGGSDGDVPTLANVTITQIDTTTFTATWETDELSNSTIEYGTSQGIYTKQVGVPTFSDGGGGAGIHSVTVTNLTPNTTYYFKVASTDPQGNTGVNDNNGNGYEVTTNPGPSISNVSVASSYNNQATIVWDTNVPANTVINYSEQKNNGQLQDPITISGSSVLTKNHSITLSGLSQGTDHYFRVTSTDSQGNIANDNNGGNYFQFRTTLDTDPPVFSNIETPVVSNNDAVITFTTDEPSSNKLYFRKQGSASFQETTTTSTYDRSHYIIIKNLLPETTYEYRFVVRDINQNEAQSDLKTFTTLVDPEYDHPPITSITNISNPPHILTDTKAVITFETDQIANCVLEYGTTSRSYNEIPQTEATGIYDTLHSLHLGGLIFNTTYFYKLLCEDNLGTLIESEEKSFTTKLKQVDSGSEQAESTPPSISGVKVKDITGESAVVSWETDEVGNSNVQYGNTKEYGLIVGNDVVNTDLTKYTTSHSVVMRGLIPSTKYFFRASSSDTAGNIGTSSQQTFQTQSPSSISSIKASSKQIGETTITWKTSTPTTSIVEYGNTENYGQTRKSEELKKDHEIIINNLLENSTYHFRVKGEDESKNLFSSSDSTFEPKSPPQIKEIKIEVLSDREAKVNFLTDTLTDSLVTYKNKNKEEDQKSEGNPSLLQTHSLTLKELTPGENYVLTVRVRDDMGNETLSDEIEFTMQKDETSPTVERVSTDSALSQNGKVQMIINWQTDEDASSSLIYKEGRAGEEKTVNVSSSPTKNHIIVLTSWKPGTLYSYKVIVKDLSGNETITKDYITLTPQTKESVVELIIKNFKEIFAWTGG, from the coding sequence TTGGATGTATGCGATGGTGTTTTCCTTCGTTTTTTTTGGTATGTTTTCGGGTGAAGTAAGAGCAGCTGATCCAATAAGTGGAACATATACATCGGCAATTAAAGACTTTGCTTTTCAAGTAGGTGCTGAAGCGCTTACATGGACGGAAACACTTCCCGCAGGAACATCGATATCCGTAGAACTTCGTGCAGGGAATATCTCAGATCTTTCCGATGGTATGTGGACTGCGGTAACGAAAGAGGCTCCTCTTGGAGAATCGTTTCAAGGGTTTCGTTATTGGCAGTATCGCATTACCCTTGCTACTTCAGATGGGAATTTTATCCCGAGTATTTCTGATATTTCTCTTATAGGCTATACAGGGGAGCTCATTTCTTCTCCTTTTCGAAGTGAAAATTATGGAAATACATTGGAAAAAATTTCATGGACACAATCAGGTAATTCTTCAACATCCCAAGTGCATTTTCGGGTACGAACATCTTTTAACGGATCAAATTGGACTGCGTGGTGTGGTCCAAATGATGGAGGGTCATCATGTGATCAAATGAGTGTTTTTTCTGATAGTTCTGGAGGGCAAGCAATAGATACTTTGTTTCAGAGTGGAAATGATGATATGTGGATCCAATACAAAGCAATTTTTGCTACTACAGTCCAAGAAATGTCGAGTTTACGACTTAATTCTGTAGGAATGGAGTATGATCGTGTTCTTTGGAGCGGAACACGTGAAAGTATAGTCAAAGACATCTCCCAAATCGGAGATTTCCGAACCATCTCTTGGACAGAGAATCTTCCCAATGAAACTTTTCTTTCAGTTCAGCTCCGTGCAGGAAATACTCCGACACCTGACGGAACATGGTCTTCGTGGATTCCCATTTCCAATGGGGGAGATATATCCCAATTTACAGGCAATCGCTATCTTCAATATACCGTTACCTTTTCTTCGTATGATGCAGATAATATCCCAAGCATCTCCGATGTCACTCTCTCCTATATCTTGCGTCCATTAGGAACATTTCTCCTCACTTCTTCTCCTTTTAACTCTTTTGATCCTACCAACCTCCTCTCCAAAATAGAATGGAATGAAACCATTCCTCCTCAAACAAATATACGTTTCCAACTCCGAACCGCACCAGATCTAACAGGATCTCCTGATTGGAACAATGGTTCCAAATGGTGTGGACCTACAGATTGCGCCCTCACAACAAATAGCAATGACTTTGCTTCGAGTTTTTACGAAACAACACCACAAGGAGAATCTACCAATCCCATACATCTAGAAGGAAACAATGATCAATGGTTACAGTATGCTACCTGGCTTTCTAATGAAAACACCGGAGCCACTCCAACACTTTCTCAAGTAACGCTTACCTATCTGGTAAACGCTTCTCCTATGATTCAAAATGTAACTGCTACTCCCAATACAGATAAAACAGTAGATATCACCTACGAAGTCAAAGATCCTGATACAACTACAGGAACCAATACTCCAGGATTTATTACTCCGAGCTTTTCCTATTGGGATGGAGATTCATGGGAAAGCATTGCTTCTAATACTCTAGCTCCCGAAGATGTACAAAACAAAGCAGTGAATCAAGATTCGTACACAACACACACAGCTACCTGGACTCCTTCACTTTCTCACTCAAATCTCTATCTTTCTGGATCAGCCAAGATTCGTGTCACTATAGGGGACAATGAAGGAGCAAACAATACAGCAACACAAGAATCCAATACCTTTACACTGGATACAAAAACTCCCACCAATCCCTCCCTCCTTGTCGATGCTTCTACTCAAGACCTCACCATTCCCTCCACCACATCAGCTCTCACTCTTGGAATGAGTGATGACTCTAATGTTTCTATGAAAATCTCCCTCCTTGCTGATCTCTCTGATGCAAACTGGGAAGTATTTAATGCAAACACAACTATCAAACTTGAAACTGATCCTGACATTATCTATGTCCGCTTCAAAGATCAATACGGAAATGAAACGCCAATTATCTCCACCCAAACGATAGAGACTCCTACAAGAATCATGACACAAGATACGAGTAATATGCTCATGACTCCTCCTGAGTATCGAGTCTTTGTAGGATTTAAAACGGTAGCAGAACCTATAGGAGGATTTGCTAATTACAAACTCTATCGAAGTGAAAATGAAGGAGCCTTCACCCTCTTAAATAGCGTAACCTCTCGAACGAATAATTTCCTTACCGATGCCACAACGCAAGAGAGTATACTCTATGCTTACAAAGTAAAGACAACCGATCAACAAGGAAATGTTTCTTTCTTCTCACAAACCGTTACCGCCAAAGCCAATGGAGTCCAAGACTTCGGAGAAGGGGGAGGAGGAAGTGATGGAGATGTTCCTACTCTTGCTAATGTAACAATTACTCAAATAGACACCACAACATTCACGGCTACCTGGGAAACAGATGAACTCTCCAACTCAACAATAGAATATGGAACCTCTCAAGGAATCTATACCAAACAAGTAGGTGTTCCTACCTTTTCCGATGGAGGGGGAGGAGCGGGTATTCACAGTGTTACCGTTACCAACCTCACACCCAATACCACGTACTATTTCAAAGTTGCCTCTACTGATCCTCAAGGCAATACCGGAGTCAATGACAATAATGGCAATGGATATGAAGTCACAACGAATCCTGGACCTTCTATCAGTAATGTTTCTGTCGCATCGTCTTACAACAATCAAGCTACTATTGTTTGGGATACTAATGTTCCTGCTAATACCGTCATAAATTACAGTGAACAAAAAAACAATGGACAACTTCAAGATCCCATTACTATCTCTGGTTCCAGTGTTCTTACCAAGAATCATTCCATAACGCTTTCCGGACTGAGTCAAGGAACGGATCATTATTTTCGCGTTACCTCCACCGACTCACAAGGAAACATTGCCAATGACAATAATGGAGGAAACTATTTTCAATTCCGTACGACACTTGATACTGATCCTCCTGTGTTTTCTAATATCGAAACACCTGTGGTTTCCAATAATGATGCAGTGATCACATTTACTACCGATGAACCTTCAAGTAACAAACTATATTTCCGAAAACAAGGAAGTGCTAGTTTCCAAGAAACCACAACGACTTCCACCTATGACAGATCACACTATATCATCATAAAAAATCTCCTTCCTGAAACTACGTATGAATATCGATTCGTCGTACGAGATATCAATCAAAACGAAGCACAGAGTGATCTTAAAACATTTACTACTTTGGTAGATCCTGAATACGATCATCCTCCAATAACGAGTATTACCAATATATCGAATCCTCCTCATATTCTTACTGATACAAAAGCGGTGATTACTTTCGAAACGGACCAAATCGCTAACTGTGTCTTGGAATATGGCACAACCAGTAGATCCTACAATGAAATTCCTCAAACAGAAGCGACAGGAATCTATGACACACTCCATTCCCTGCATCTTGGAGGACTCATCTTTAACACAACCTACTTCTACAAACTTCTTTGTGAAGATAATCTTGGAACCCTCATAGAGAGTGAAGAAAAAAGCTTCACAACAAAACTCAAACAAGTAGACAGTGGAAGTGAACAAGCAGAATCTACTCCTCCCTCTATCTCAGGAGTCAAAGTCAAAGACATTACAGGAGAGAGTGCTGTGGTGAGTTGGGAGACGGATGAAGTGGGGAATAGTAATGTTCAATACGGAAATACAAAAGAATATGGACTTATTGTGGGAAATGACGTTGTAAATACAGATCTTACTAAATACACAACTTCTCATTCTGTTGTTATGAGAGGACTCATTCCTTCAACAAAGTATTTTTTTAGAGCAAGTTCTTCCGACACCGCCGGAAACATAGGCACCTCCTCCCAACAAACCTTCCAAACGCAATCTCCTTCTTCCATCTCTTCCATTAAAGCTTCTTCCAAACAAATAGGGGAAACAACTATCACATGGAAAACTTCCACTCCCACTACCTCTATTGTTGAATATGGAAACACAGAAAACTATGGACAAACAAGAAAAAGTGAAGAACTCAAAAAAGATCATGAAATTATCATAAACAATCTTTTAGAAAACTCTACCTACCACTTCCGAGTAAAAGGAGAAGATGAATCAAAAAATCTCTTCTCTTCTTCCGACTCTACCTTTGAACCAAAGTCTCCACCACAAATCAAAGAAATCAAGATAGAAGTTCTTTCAGACAGAGAAGCAAAAGTAAACTTCCTTACTGATACTCTTACCGACTCTCTTGTAACCTACAAAAACAAAAACAAAGAAGAAGATCAAAAGAGTGAAGGAAATCCCTCCCTCCTCCAAACTCACTCCCTCACCCTCAAAGAACTCACTCCTGGAGAAAACTACGTTCTTACTGTACGAGTCAGAGATGATATGGGAAATGAAACTCTCTCTGATGAGATAGAATTCACTATGCAAAAAGATGAAACTTCTCCTACAGTAGAAAGAGTCTCTACCGACTCCGCTCTTTCACAAAACGGAAAAGTACAAATGATTATTAACTGGCAAACAGATGAAGATGCTTCTTCCTCCCTCATCTACAAAGAAGGAAGAGCAGGAGAAGAAAAAACAGTGAATGTAAGTTCTTCCCCAACAAAGAATCACATCATTGTACTCACCTCTTGGAAACCAGGAACTCTCTACTCTTACAAAGTCATAGTAAAAGATCTGAGTGGGAATGAAACCATAACCAAAGACTACATCACCCTTACACCACAAACAAAAGAATCTGTTGTAGAACTCATCATAAAGAACTTCAAAGAAATCTTTGCTTGGACGGGAGGGTAG